In one window of Cytophagaceae bacterium ABcell3 DNA:
- a CDS encoding DUF3822 family protein, producing the protein MQDNLTTFYKLTKKIKDDKFSIDLIPRYDLSLQVSTSLFRLCIVDTEENRCLIVEDYQLQGITDTSQLIKVLNEIYEDHHLLKAGFWKTIRLGIKNLNFSLVPHSLFDHEYLTDYLTINCKKDVLSKDHVYYYKQNSSDAVNIFSANKQIVKYFTEAYPLKKLHIVHHTSSLIEGILQGTKGDEKSEMFILVENNYITLLVRNQKKLEFCNCFNFTSTQDFVYFVMFVFEQLNLDPEKTKVFLYGEITPDSAIYIKLNSYICNLRFGSRPENLSFSYHFDELFDHRFFDLYNMHLCEQP; encoded by the coding sequence ATGCAGGACAATCTGACGACTTTCTATAAGCTTACAAAAAAAATTAAAGACGATAAGTTCAGTATCGATTTGATACCTCGATATGACCTATCTCTTCAAGTCAGTACCTCATTGTTTAGGCTCTGCATAGTAGACACGGAGGAAAACCGTTGCCTGATAGTGGAGGATTACCAATTACAGGGCATTACAGACACTTCTCAACTAATCAAAGTGTTGAATGAAATTTATGAAGACCACCACCTTTTAAAAGCTGGTTTTTGGAAAACGATCAGGCTAGGCATTAAAAACCTAAACTTTTCTTTAGTACCCCACTCCCTTTTTGACCATGAGTACCTTACAGACTATTTAACCATCAATTGCAAAAAAGATGTCTTAAGCAAAGACCATGTGTACTACTACAAACAAAACAGTTCTGACGCTGTAAACATATTTTCAGCCAACAAGCAGATTGTCAAATATTTTACCGAGGCTTACCCTCTAAAAAAACTGCATATTGTCCATCACACTTCATCATTAATTGAAGGCATCTTGCAAGGCACCAAAGGGGATGAAAAAAGTGAAATGTTCATACTGGTTGAGAATAACTACATCACCTTATTGGTAAGGAATCAGAAAAAACTAGAATTTTGCAACTGTTTCAATTTCACCTCTACGCAAGATTTTGTATATTTTGTTATGTTTGTTTTTGAGCAGTTGAACTTGGACCCGGAGAAGACTAAAGTATTCCTGTATGGAGAAATCACACCAGACTCTGCCATATATATTAAGCTTAACAGTTATATATGTAACTTAAGATTTGGCAGTAGACCTGAAAACTTAAGTTTCAGCTACCACTTTGACGAGCTTTTTGACCATCGTTTTTTTGACCTTTACAACATGCACCTTTGCGAACAGCCATGA
- a CDS encoding AI-2E family transporter, with translation MPNENPFRFFVKKTFFIAALILIAVMVFYAYHIFLLLFAAIMMAILWKGISRWLHKKTGIKESILLASVIIVNFGLIVLMFIVLAPKVGEQVEVLSQDIPKVMEEIQDWAQQSEIGRRLMQEVPDDGSVENPAGILQGIVDFLAATVNIILDFAAVIILSIFICVSPSLYKGGFLRLLPKDVRKRGDEVLRTLDYTLFRWFVGKIVDMTAVAILTAIGLWIIDIPLILTFSLIAFFFSFVPNIGPVIAAVPPILVSFLDDPSKAIYVALLYIGVQLIESSIITPAIQKKAITMPPVLLLLIQIFFAMVTGPLGLLLSTPILATAMILVKTLYVEDALDDQKIEVKGEQKL, from the coding sequence ATGCCTAATGAAAACCCTTTTAGATTCTTTGTAAAGAAAACTTTTTTCATTGCTGCACTTATATTAATAGCAGTAATGGTCTTTTATGCCTATCACATTTTTTTGCTGTTGTTTGCAGCTATTATGATGGCTATACTTTGGAAAGGTATTAGCAGATGGCTTCACAAAAAGACAGGCATCAAAGAAAGTATTTTACTGGCCTCTGTCATTATAGTCAACTTTGGCCTTATAGTACTAATGTTCATCGTCCTTGCACCTAAGGTCGGAGAACAAGTGGAAGTGCTCAGCCAAGATATTCCCAAAGTAATGGAAGAAATACAGGATTGGGCGCAACAGTCTGAGATTGGCAGAAGACTTATGCAGGAAGTGCCAGATGACGGATCTGTTGAAAACCCTGCAGGTATTTTACAAGGTATTGTCGATTTTTTGGCAGCCACTGTTAATATAATCCTTGATTTCGCAGCAGTAATTATCCTGTCTATTTTTATCTGCGTAAGCCCTTCTTTATACAAAGGAGGCTTTCTAAGGTTGCTGCCCAAAGACGTCAGAAAAAGAGGTGATGAGGTCTTAAGAACCCTTGACTATACCTTGTTCAGGTGGTTTGTTGGAAAAATAGTGGACATGACAGCTGTAGCGATACTAACAGCTATTGGACTATGGATCATAGACATCCCCTTAATACTAACGTTTAGTCTGATAGCTTTTTTCTTTTCGTTCGTACCAAACATTGGACCGGTTATTGCTGCCGTCCCCCCTATTTTGGTATCCTTTTTAGACGATCCAAGCAAGGCTATCTATGTTGCATTGTTATATATAGGGGTTCAGCTGATAGAAAGCTCCATTATCACCCCCGCCATTCAAAAAAAAGCTATCACCATGCCACCAGTGCTATTGTTGTTGATACAAATTTTCTTTGCTATGGTAACAGGCCCACTAGGCCTGCTATTGTCCACCCCTATCCTAGCAACAGCAATGATCCTAGTTAAAACATTGTACGTCGAAGATGCCTTGGATGACCAAAAAATAGAGGTCAAAGGAGAACAAAAACTTTAG
- a CDS encoding DUF1573 domain-containing protein, whose product MKKVFVVIFCLFAGLNSISAQNNEEKEKQSKEGPEITFIEKSKDFGDIVTGDTVSHVFVFKNTGTEPLIVSDVVTTCGCTAPSWSKQPVMPGQSGDIKVVFNSKNKIGRQNKVVTILSNASNHRETVNIVTNILPKEKEEK is encoded by the coding sequence ATGAAAAAGGTATTCGTAGTTATTTTTTGTTTGTTCGCTGGTCTGAACAGTATTTCGGCGCAAAACAATGAGGAAAAAGAGAAACAGTCAAAAGAGGGGCCTGAAATCACTTTCATTGAAAAATCTAAAGACTTTGGTGACATTGTGACGGGAGATACAGTGAGTCATGTTTTTGTTTTTAAAAATACAGGTACTGAACCCCTTATTGTTTCCGATGTAGTTACTACTTGCGGGTGTACAGCTCCAAGTTGGAGTAAACAACCTGTTATGCCAGGACAGTCTGGAGATATTAAAGTTGTTTTTAATTCTAAAAATAAGATAGGAAGACAGAATAAGGTGGTAACCATTCTTTCTAATGCCAGTAACCATCGCGAAACGGTTAATATTGTCACTAATATTTTACCTAAAGAAAAAGAGGAAAAATGA
- a CDS encoding AAA family ATPase, with protein sequence MSASSKILSRFPFAPTKGQEEACYLLDAFLSNGDSVRQAYILKGYAGTGKTTLLSQLVNHVNGYDYVLLAPTGRAAKVMAGYSGKSASTIHREIFIRDKDAATGQFSFKRKKNTASNTIFIVDESSMISDDAEYGGSSLLADLITYVFSKKGNKIIFTGDPAQLPPVGKKQSPALDPSYLAVYYQMHVVDYELTEVVRQDYNSGILFNATRLRQQVNGKGFDFKFITRGYRDLYRITPDKIEDGLRYAIDKFGPDDNIVICRSNKAAVNYNKYIRQAIQFREEEVEAGDLLMVVKNNYVALPEDHKADFIANGDFVEVRKIRKFIEMHGYRFALLELHLKDYPEQPPFESLVILDVLHSNAPALSGDEYRKLYDSVSEDYMDLPKRKRAMYIKNDKYLNALQVKYAYALTCHKAQGGQWGAVFLDQGFLQEEMINEEYIRWLYTAVTRAGKELYLLNFDDRFF encoded by the coding sequence ATGTCTGCTTCGTCAAAAATTCTTTCAAGATTTCCATTTGCCCCAACTAAAGGACAAGAAGAGGCTTGCTATCTGTTAGATGCTTTTCTCTCAAACGGTGATTCGGTAAGGCAGGCCTATATTTTGAAGGGATATGCAGGAACCGGAAAAACGACTCTGTTAAGCCAATTGGTAAACCATGTCAATGGGTATGATTATGTGCTCTTGGCACCCACGGGTCGGGCTGCTAAAGTAATGGCTGGTTACTCAGGAAAAAGTGCAAGTACCATTCACCGAGAAATATTTATCCGGGACAAGGATGCTGCCACTGGCCAATTTTCTTTCAAAAGAAAAAAGAATACGGCTTCAAATACCATTTTTATTGTAGATGAATCTTCTATGATATCAGATGATGCAGAGTATGGGGGGAGTAGTTTGTTGGCTGATTTGATAACTTATGTATTCTCCAAAAAAGGCAATAAGATAATATTTACCGGTGATCCAGCGCAGCTTCCTCCGGTAGGAAAAAAGCAAAGCCCTGCATTAGACCCTTCTTATTTGGCTGTTTATTACCAAATGCATGTGGTCGACTATGAATTGACGGAAGTGGTAAGGCAGGATTACAATTCAGGTATATTGTTCAATGCAACAAGACTCAGACAGCAAGTTAACGGAAAAGGTTTTGACTTTAAATTTATAACAAGGGGGTATCGCGACTTGTATAGGATAACGCCTGATAAAATCGAGGATGGGCTTCGCTATGCCATTGATAAATTTGGACCTGATGATAATATAGTAATTTGCAGGTCTAATAAGGCTGCTGTTAATTATAATAAGTATATACGTCAGGCTATTCAATTTCGGGAGGAAGAGGTAGAAGCTGGTGATTTGTTGATGGTGGTGAAGAACAACTATGTCGCTTTGCCTGAAGATCACAAAGCTGACTTTATTGCCAATGGTGATTTTGTGGAGGTGCGCAAAATAAGAAAGTTTATTGAAATGCATGGCTATAGATTTGCCTTGTTAGAGTTGCACCTAAAAGACTATCCTGAGCAGCCTCCTTTTGAAAGTCTCGTAATCCTTGACGTGCTTCATTCTAATGCGCCTGCCTTGTCGGGAGATGAATATAGGAAATTGTATGATTCTGTATCTGAGGACTATATGGATTTGCCCAAAAGAAAACGGGCGATGTATATTAAAAATGATAAGTACCTTAATGCGCTACAGGTAAAGTACGCATATGCGTTGACATGTCATAAAGCTCAAGGCGGACAGTGGGGGGCGGTTTTCTTGGACCAGGGTTTTTTACAAGAAGAAATGATCAATGAAGAATATATCAGATGGTTATATACCGCCGTTACTAGAGCTGGAAAAGAGTTATATTTGCTTAACTTTGATGATAGGTTTTTTTGA
- a CDS encoding T9SS type A sorting domain-containing protein, with amino-acid sequence MRKLLFFIALFFCALNCSAQEFNGFESFPSGHEYTMDSWIDDGFDPRWVNGFNQSRAFVDNQYAVSGENSLRVLFPEDGVGPANSGAQAPLNLEPRDEYYVSYWLRFSDNFSWGSSSFGGKLPGLAGGGNCSGCSECTGYNGFSARLMWRAEGRAVLYLYDMDKPGNCGTDYNLTWENGDVVHFEKGKWYNIIERVKVNTGDNNDGEVELWVDGEHALLVENLRFVNNGDKVDNFYFSTFHGGSGPGWEPGVDCFIWFDDIKIGTTPEEVFPPECTAPDLNSDVSFCGTEGTLTLNTQLDETDRSFQWYKDGVLLSESSGQLEISETGKYRVVVDSLGCVREDSVRAYATIPEPELTTEYNLCDPAEILLDTRLPVEQYTFQWYRNDQPLEGDTSPYLEVRAAGNYVVNISADGCEPVEVMANISSALPEGVGDCLPEPGVAFLEVIPQSSEDGPFAWYTAPEGGTLLHGGQEYDPFVEETTTFYVQDNTQEVFHTGKLERDGQVWNISDFDSEDKMMRLIVERELYLDSVTVYASDDQDLVVRITKNGEVLKVVEKAVEVGKVRLHVGITLEPGSYLMDADGSSGRLVYGAENGGLPYIVEDVVELTGNAPWVMNNDRYPLFYNVRIRVGTGCARLPVVAEVGGCSDAQPVELLYFKGASRKGQALLHWATATEQNAKRFLIMKALNGMDFKHIGSVEAVGNSSDEQRYIFTDHDFLESAYYKLISEDYDGSTEESKIIFIGNSDVVFPEVFPNPFANAFQIKTRGREHFEFIVSDIAGVTLFSGNTESRSSYGEALKAGVYLITFYNKSGKKTDRIVKLPY; translated from the coding sequence ATGAGGAAACTTTTGTTTTTTATAGCATTATTTTTTTGTGCATTGAATTGCTCTGCCCAGGAATTCAATGGCTTCGAGAGTTTCCCTTCTGGTCATGAATATACTATGGATTCTTGGATCGATGACGGGTTTGATCCAAGGTGGGTCAATGGTTTTAACCAAAGCCGAGCGTTTGTCGATAACCAATATGCCGTTTCTGGCGAAAACTCATTAAGGGTCTTATTTCCTGAAGACGGGGTGGGTCCTGCCAACTCAGGTGCGCAAGCTCCGTTGAACCTTGAGCCCCGGGATGAGTATTATGTTTCTTACTGGTTGCGCTTTAGTGATAATTTTAGCTGGGGCTCCAGTAGTTTTGGAGGAAAACTGCCTGGACTAGCAGGAGGGGGCAACTGTAGTGGATGTAGCGAATGTACTGGATATAATGGGTTTTCTGCAAGGCTCATGTGGCGTGCTGAAGGTAGGGCTGTCCTTTATCTGTATGATATGGACAAGCCTGGCAACTGTGGCACGGACTATAACCTGACATGGGAAAATGGAGATGTCGTTCATTTTGAGAAAGGCAAATGGTATAATATTATAGAAAGGGTTAAGGTTAATACTGGCGATAATAATGACGGTGAGGTGGAGCTATGGGTAGATGGCGAACATGCCTTGTTGGTAGAAAACTTGAGGTTTGTAAATAACGGAGACAAAGTTGATAATTTCTATTTTTCTACTTTTCACGGTGGATCCGGCCCTGGTTGGGAGCCTGGGGTAGATTGTTTTATTTGGTTTGATGATATTAAGATCGGTACCACTCCTGAAGAAGTGTTCCCCCCTGAGTGTACTGCACCTGATTTGAATAGCGATGTTTCTTTTTGTGGAACTGAGGGGACGTTAACGTTAAATACTCAACTAGATGAAACAGATCGAAGTTTTCAATGGTATAAAGATGGTGTTTTGCTTTCGGAGAGCAGTGGGCAGTTGGAAATTTCTGAAACTGGAAAGTACCGGGTAGTGGTAGATTCTTTAGGTTGTGTACGTGAGGATAGCGTTAGGGCATATGCAACCATTCCAGAACCTGAGTTAACTACAGAATACAATCTTTGTGACCCTGCGGAGATCTTACTAGATACACGTTTGCCTGTTGAACAATACACTTTTCAGTGGTATCGAAATGATCAGCCCTTAGAAGGCGACACATCTCCTTATTTAGAAGTTCGTGCTGCCGGTAACTATGTCGTTAATATTAGCGCAGATGGTTGTGAACCGGTAGAGGTTATGGCAAACATAAGTTCAGCGCTTCCTGAAGGGGTGGGAGATTGCCTTCCTGAGCCTGGGGTGGCTTTTTTGGAAGTTATTCCTCAAAGCTCGGAAGATGGCCCTTTTGCTTGGTATACAGCTCCTGAAGGGGGGACGCTGTTACATGGGGGACAAGAGTATGACCCCTTTGTTGAAGAAACTACTACTTTTTACGTGCAGGATAATACTCAAGAAGTTTTTCATACTGGTAAATTGGAGCGAGACGGTCAAGTATGGAATATTTCTGATTTTGACAGTGAAGATAAAATGATGCGTTTGATTGTGGAACGTGAGTTGTACCTAGACTCCGTAACGGTATATGCTTCGGACGATCAAGATTTGGTAGTGCGCATAACTAAAAATGGCGAAGTGCTGAAAGTGGTAGAGAAAGCGGTGGAAGTAGGCAAGGTTCGGCTTCATGTTGGTATAACACTCGAGCCAGGCAGCTATTTAATGGATGCAGATGGATCCTCTGGACGTTTGGTATACGGAGCTGAAAATGGCGGTCTTCCTTATATCGTTGAGGATGTTGTGGAACTTACAGGAAATGCCCCTTGGGTCATGAACAATGATAGATACCCGCTTTTTTATAATGTGCGGATTCGTGTCGGTACAGGGTGTGCCAGGTTGCCTGTGGTTGCTGAGGTAGGTGGATGTTCTGATGCACAGCCTGTCGAATTACTGTATTTCAAGGGAGCGTCCAGAAAAGGCCAAGCCTTGCTTCATTGGGCCACAGCCACTGAACAGAATGCTAAAAGGTTCCTGATTATGAAAGCTTTGAATGGTATGGATTTTAAACATATTGGTAGTGTAGAAGCAGTAGGAAATTCCAGTGACGAACAACGTTATATTTTTACAGACCATGATTTTTTAGAATCGGCATATTATAAACTTATTTCAGAAGATTACGATGGTAGTACCGAGGAGAGTAAAATAATTTTTATAGGCAATTCCGATGTAGTCTTTCCTGAAGTTTTCCCAAACCCCTTTGCCAATGCATTCCAAATCAAAACTCGTGGTAGAGAGCATTTTGAGTTTATAGTGTCTGATATAGCAGGTGTAACACTTTTTAGTGGAAATACTGAAAGTAGAAGCTCCTATGGAGAAGCTTTAAAAGCTGGGGTGTACCTTATTACTTTTTATAACAAAAGTGGAAAAAAGACAGACCGGATAGTTAAACTTCCTTATTAA
- a CDS encoding NUDIX domain-containing protein — protein MKLFINDKPVSIVKLDAPVHKDYDVVLKRDEDITSKKLLGDVLIYDAKAAQIDRLIKILENKKLKELWSITFAVRDKGLMKDYVKDNFKIIKAAGGIVRKGDKVLMIFRLGKWDLPKGKLNKHEDPAEGALREVEEECNIKVSLDKKIGSTWHSYIRKGKRILKKTYWYEMTCVSDDDMAPQTEEFIEEVVWMSNKEVKSALKNTYKSIEEIVKVYNKTPQSL, from the coding sequence ATGAAACTTTTTATAAACGATAAGCCAGTTTCTATAGTAAAATTGGACGCTCCCGTTCACAAAGATTATGACGTTGTTCTGAAACGTGATGAGGATATTACTTCTAAAAAACTTTTGGGAGATGTTTTGATATATGATGCTAAGGCAGCTCAGATAGATCGTCTTATCAAGATTTTGGAAAACAAAAAGCTTAAAGAGCTGTGGTCAATTACTTTTGCTGTTCGGGACAAAGGTTTGATGAAGGACTATGTAAAGGATAACTTTAAAATTATTAAAGCTGCTGGGGGCATTGTTAGGAAAGGAGATAAGGTTTTAATGATATTCCGCTTAGGTAAATGGGATTTGCCCAAAGGAAAGCTAAATAAGCATGAAGACCCAGCCGAGGGTGCACTGAGGGAGGTAGAAGAAGAATGCAATATTAAAGTGTCGTTGGATAAAAAAATTGGTTCTACCTGGCACTCTTACATAAGAAAAGGAAAACGAATATTAAAGAAAACCTACTGGTATGAAATGACCTGTGTTAGCGATGATGACATGGCTCCACAAACAGAAGAGTTTATAGAAGAGGTTGTTTGGATGTCCAACAAAGAGGTTAAATCAGCATTGAAAAATACCTATAAGTCTATTGAGGAAATTGTAAAAGTATATAATAAAACTCCTCAGAGCTTATAG
- a CDS encoding NUDIX domain-containing protein has product MEDLNKEIEKVFGNKLRVRVSGICIKDDKILLIRHSSLGPKGILWAPPGGGIHYGESAKETLKREFLEETGLKVEVNEFLFVHEFMEKPLHAIELFFKVTILSGEVALGTDPEMTQNNQIINEVVFLSFEEIKKKDPLIFHHVINLCGSTEEILNLRGFIRGQSN; this is encoded by the coding sequence ATGGAAGATCTAAACAAAGAAATAGAAAAAGTATTCGGAAACAAACTTCGTGTAAGAGTTTCCGGCATTTGTATAAAAGACGATAAAATTTTACTGATCAGGCACAGTTCTTTAGGCCCTAAAGGTATTTTATGGGCGCCTCCTGGTGGCGGGATCCATTATGGAGAATCAGCAAAAGAAACACTAAAAAGAGAATTCTTAGAAGAAACAGGGTTAAAAGTAGAGGTAAATGAATTTCTTTTTGTACATGAATTCATGGAAAAACCGTTACATGCCATAGAACTCTTCTTTAAAGTTACTATTCTATCGGGAGAAGTTGCCCTAGGCACAGATCCGGAGATGACACAAAACAATCAAATCATTAACGAAGTTGTATTTCTCAGTTTTGAAGAAATTAAGAAAAAAGACCCTTTAATTTTTCACCATGTAATAAACCTTTGCGGATCAACAGAAGAAATTCTGAACCTCAGAGGATTTATAAGGGGACAAAGCAACTAA
- the pyrE gene encoding orotate phosphoribosyltransferase, whose amino-acid sequence MNTARKTAASLLQIKAIKLSPDKPFTWASGWNSPIYCDNRLSLSYPEIRTLIKDGLAEAVKESFPQVEAIAGVATAGIAQGALVADVLDLPFLYVRPKPKDHGMGNQIEGAVSEGQKVVLIEDLVSTGGSSLKAADALKRAGFEVLGMVAIFTYGFKVADDNFKNAGIKLVTLSDYNTLIEEAVSGNYISESDLNSLKEWRNSPDTWKK is encoded by the coding sequence ATGAATACCGCAAGAAAAACGGCAGCATCACTTCTGCAAATTAAAGCTATCAAATTAAGTCCAGACAAACCATTTACTTGGGCTTCAGGATGGAACTCCCCTATATATTGTGACAATCGGTTATCTCTGTCATATCCTGAAATACGGACGTTGATAAAGGATGGACTTGCTGAAGCGGTAAAAGAATCCTTTCCTCAAGTAGAGGCCATTGCAGGAGTTGCCACTGCTGGTATAGCCCAAGGGGCCTTGGTGGCAGATGTATTGGATTTACCTTTCTTATATGTGCGTCCTAAACCAAAAGACCATGGCATGGGCAATCAAATAGAAGGGGCTGTCTCCGAAGGACAAAAAGTGGTTTTGATAGAAGACCTTGTATCTACCGGTGGCAGTTCTCTGAAAGCTGCAGACGCTTTAAAACGGGCAGGATTCGAAGTACTGGGAATGGTCGCCATATTTACTTACGGTTTTAAAGTTGCCGACGATAATTTCAAAAATGCAGGTATCAAACTAGTAACCTTATCGGACTATAATACACTTATCGAAGAAGCTGTATCTGGAAATTACATCTCGGAAAGTGATTTAAACAGCTTAAAAGAGTGGCGAAACAGCCCTGACACCTGGAAAAAGTAA
- a CDS encoding metallophosphoesterase family protein: MTRIGVISDTHGYLDPKVFNHFEDCDQVWHAGDFGTLDISEALEAHKPLKGVYGNIDGSEIRLKHPETLAFQVEALKVLMIHIGGYPGKYPAKVKQLIKKEQPDIFVCGHSHILKVMTDRSFNNMLAINPGAAGIQGFHHIRTLLKFDIENDKIVNMKAIELGKRGEIKKGE; the protein is encoded by the coding sequence ATGACAAGAATTGGGGTTATTTCTGACACGCACGGTTATTTGGATCCAAAAGTCTTTAACCATTTTGAAGATTGTGATCAAGTATGGCACGCGGGAGATTTTGGCACTTTAGACATTTCTGAAGCATTAGAGGCTCATAAACCTTTAAAAGGTGTGTACGGTAACATTGATGGGAGCGAAATCCGACTTAAACATCCAGAAACTTTAGCTTTCCAAGTAGAAGCACTAAAAGTACTCATGATCCATATAGGTGGGTATCCAGGAAAATATCCTGCAAAAGTAAAACAGTTAATAAAAAAAGAACAGCCCGATATATTTGTATGTGGGCACTCTCATATTCTAAAAGTAATGACCGACCGTAGTTTTAATAACATGTTGGCAATAAACCCAGGTGCGGCAGGGATACAGGGATTTCACCATATCAGAACTTTATTAAAGTTCGATATTGAAAATGATAAGATAGTAAATATGAAAGCAATTGAACTTGGCAAAAGAGGGGAAATAAAAAAAGGTGAATAA
- the coaD gene encoding pantetheine-phosphate adenylyltransferase, whose protein sequence is MTKIALFPGSFDPFTKGHYDVVIRSLSLFDKVIVSLGNNSSKNRYFSIETMINKIEEAFHDQPKVEVMAYKGLTATFAKEQNAKYIIRGLRNTTDFEYENTICQANKHLWSELETIFLITTPSLASISSTIIREIHKHGGEINSLLPYKL, encoded by the coding sequence ATGACAAAAATAGCTTTATTCCCTGGATCTTTTGATCCCTTTACAAAAGGACATTACGATGTGGTCATCAGAAGTTTATCTTTATTTGACAAAGTAATTGTTTCTTTAGGAAACAACAGTAGCAAAAACCGGTATTTCTCCATTGAAACAATGATCAACAAAATAGAAGAAGCTTTTCATGACCAGCCAAAAGTCGAGGTAATGGCTTATAAGGGGCTTACAGCCACATTTGCCAAAGAGCAAAATGCTAAATATATAATCAGGGGACTAAGAAACACCACAGATTTCGAATATGAAAACACTATTTGCCAGGCCAATAAGCACCTATGGAGTGAACTTGAAACCATCTTCTTAATTACCACGCCGTCATTGGCATCTATCAGCTCTACCATTATTCGGGAAATTCATAAACATGGAGGGGAAATAAACTCTCTTCTTCCCTATAAGCTCTGA
- a CDS encoding class I SAM-dependent methyltransferase: MFKKVKKVDSKEVGLEIGLLIFKFFLKTEYLHYGLFSNGLKGDVGNLAQAQKNYAEFLMDHIPEGVNKILDVGCGSGKMARTLVDRGYKVDAVSPGVILTEHARKLLGSESNIFQMKFENMNSEIKYDLVIFSESFQYIPIDSAFQKALEHLNPEGHIMICDFFKTDPEKKSLLGGGHEFEEFTGKVKTHPVHLVKEQDITAETAPTIDIVNDLSKEVLHPAYNLIFMLAEDRFPWVAKFVKWKYKKKLGKMQNKHFTGQRSGENFKKYKKYMFYLYKKG; encoded by the coding sequence ATGTTTAAAAAAGTTAAGAAAGTAGATTCTAAAGAAGTAGGGTTAGAAATAGGTCTTTTGATCTTTAAGTTTTTTTTAAAAACAGAGTATTTGCACTATGGTTTATTTTCTAATGGACTGAAAGGTGATGTTGGAAACCTTGCACAAGCACAAAAAAATTATGCAGAGTTTTTGATGGATCATATTCCTGAAGGGGTTAATAAAATCTTGGATGTAGGGTGTGGTAGCGGGAAAATGGCAAGAACTTTGGTAGATAGAGGGTACAAGGTTGATGCTGTTTCGCCTGGGGTAATTCTCACCGAACATGCTAGGAAATTGCTAGGCTCTGAATCTAATATTTTTCAAATGAAGTTTGAGAATATGAACTCCGAGATTAAGTATGACCTTGTGATATTTAGTGAAAGTTTTCAATACATTCCTATAGATTCTGCATTTCAAAAAGCTTTAGAACATTTGAATCCTGAAGGCCATATTATGATATGTGACTTTTTTAAAACAGATCCAGAAAAGAAAAGCTTGCTTGGGGGAGGGCATGAATTTGAGGAGTTTACAGGGAAAGTGAAGACGCATCCTGTTCATCTTGTTAAAGAACAAGATATTACCGCTGAGACTGCACCTACTATAGATATTGTTAATGATCTTAGCAAAGAAGTTTTGCACCCAGCCTATAACTTGATTTTTATGCTAGCAGAAGATAGGTTCCCTTGGGTTGCTAAATTTGTAAAGTGGAAATACAAGAAGAAGCTTGGCAAAATGCAGAATAAGCATTTTACTGGTCAACGCAGTGGTGAAAATTTTAAGAAGTATAAAAAATACATGTTTTACCTATATAAAAAGGGCTAA